In one window of Frigoriglobus tundricola DNA:
- a CDS encoding DNA polymerase ligase N-terminal domain-containing protein has protein sequence MPRFVILTHDWPHPHWDFLAEAGGVLRAWRLLAEPVVGADVPAEPNVPHRLFYLDYEGPVSGGRGRVTRWDAGTCDWLADDPGRADLHLRGAKVAGRATIGRVGAGWVFHLRASRPGWSPEG, from the coding sequence ATGCCGCGGTTCGTTATTCTCACGCACGACTGGCCCCACCCCCACTGGGATTTCCTGGCGGAAGCCGGCGGCGTGCTGCGGGCGTGGCGGCTCCTCGCGGAACCGGTCGTCGGGGCGGACGTTCCCGCCGAACCGAACGTTCCGCACCGATTATTCTACCTCGACTACGAGGGTCCGGTGTCCGGCGGGCGCGGTCGCGTGACCCGCTGGGACGCCGGCACCTGCGACTGGTTGGCGGACGACCCGGGCCGCGCGGACCTGCACCTCCGCGGCGCGAAGGTCGCCGGCCGAGCCACGATCGGCCGGGTCGGTGCGGGCTGGGTGTTCCACCTCAGGGCATCACGGCCGGGTTGGTCGCCAGAGGGGTGA
- the smpB gene encoding SsrA-binding protein SmpB: protein MAKSDKKDKKADADGTVNICRNRRALHDYEIIDRLECGVVLVGTEVKSLRDGHANLEDAYGRIDDNNELWLIGAEIPEYTFGNRLNHKPKRTRKLLLHRREIAKFAAAADAKGLTLVPLRMYFKEGKAKLELAVAKGKQSHDKRESLKKADARRDIDRALAARRKK, encoded by the coding sequence ATGGCGAAGAGCGACAAGAAAGACAAGAAGGCGGACGCGGACGGCACCGTCAACATCTGCCGGAACCGCCGCGCGCTCCACGATTACGAGATCATTGATCGCCTCGAGTGCGGGGTGGTCCTCGTCGGCACCGAAGTGAAGAGCCTGCGGGACGGGCACGCGAACCTCGAGGACGCCTACGGCCGGATCGACGACAACAACGAGTTGTGGCTGATCGGCGCGGAGATCCCGGAGTACACGTTCGGGAACCGCCTGAACCACAAGCCGAAGCGGACGCGGAAACTGCTCCTGCACCGGCGCGAGATCGCCAAGTTCGCCGCGGCCGCGGACGCGAAGGGGCTCACCCTGGTCCCGCTGCGGATGTACTTCAAGGAAGGCAAGGCCAAGCTGGAACTCGCGGTGGCGAAGGGCAAGCAATCGCACGACAAGCGCGAGTCGCTGAAGAAGGCCGACGCCCGCCGCGACATCGATCGCGCGCTGGCGGCGCGGCGGAAGAAATAA
- a CDS encoding glycosyltransferase family 4 protein has product MRLVALAESESHVCCRYRLTAFRAALAGAGHTLEVRALPRSWFGRLALGRDLTSYDAVVLQRKLLPPWAVALLRRRVRRLVFDFDDAVWLRDSYSPKGFDDPKRAARFRATVTACDLVIAGNDYLAAAARKFVPADRVRVIPTCVDVAKYPVAEHGPGGAVRLVWVGSSSTLKGLERFAPTLSAIGRAVPGARLKLVSDRFAGFPGLPVERCVWSEATDAEEIAAADVGIGWVPEDPWSRGKCGLKVLQYQAAGLPVVANPVGVQAEFVRNDETGFLATTTDEWVHAVRALAADAALRKRLGAAGRHQVEARYSVAAGGTKWCAALADLVARVAAPRPARMIREAVRLPNGRGVHVE; this is encoded by the coding sequence GTGCGGTTGGTCGCGCTGGCGGAATCCGAGTCGCACGTGTGCTGCCGGTACCGGCTCACCGCGTTCCGCGCCGCTCTCGCGGGCGCCGGGCACACACTCGAGGTCCGCGCGCTGCCGCGGAGCTGGTTCGGGCGCCTCGCCCTCGGCCGCGATCTCACGTCTTACGACGCCGTCGTCCTCCAACGCAAGCTCCTCCCCCCCTGGGCGGTCGCGCTGCTGCGCCGGCGCGTCCGCCGGCTCGTGTTCGACTTCGACGACGCGGTGTGGCTCCGCGACTCGTACTCCCCCAAAGGGTTCGACGATCCGAAACGCGCGGCCCGGTTCCGCGCAACAGTGACCGCCTGCGATCTGGTGATCGCGGGAAACGACTATCTGGCCGCCGCGGCACGGAAGTTCGTGCCCGCGGACCGCGTGCGCGTGATCCCGACGTGCGTGGACGTGGCGAAGTACCCGGTTGCCGAACACGGCCCCGGTGGCGCCGTGCGTCTCGTGTGGGTCGGGTCGTCCAGCACCCTCAAGGGGCTGGAGCGCTTCGCCCCGACACTCAGCGCCATCGGGCGGGCGGTGCCCGGCGCGCGGCTCAAGCTCGTGAGCGATCGGTTCGCGGGGTTCCCCGGGCTGCCGGTCGAACGGTGCGTGTGGTCGGAGGCGACCGATGCCGAAGAGATCGCGGCGGCGGATGTGGGCATCGGCTGGGTTCCCGAAGACCCGTGGAGCCGCGGGAAGTGCGGGCTGAAGGTGCTCCAGTACCAGGCGGCGGGCTTGCCGGTGGTCGCGAACCCGGTCGGCGTGCAGGCCGAGTTTGTGCGGAACGACGAAACCGGGTTTCTCGCGACGACGACCGACGAATGGGTCCACGCGGTTCGCGCGCTCGCGGCCGACGCGGCGTTGCGAAAGCGCCTCGGCGCCGCCGGTCGCCATCAGGTCGAAGCCCGGTACAGCGTGGCCGCGGGCGGAACGAAGTGGTGTGCCGCGCTCGCGGACCTCGTGGCGCGGGTTGCGGCCCCCCGGCCGGCACGAATGATACGCGAAGCCGTCCGGCTTCCGAACGGGCGGGGGGTTCATGTGGAGTGA
- a CDS encoding lipopolysaccharide kinase InaA family protein, with the protein MWSDVLRKLGSLVAPPLGAAVRAAGRVWHLSPEGEALFGPAGPAFDRWLADGSAEVVKSGPHRTVYRVTLEGGTVYAKHCRINGPRAWAREVLRPPKARLEFENAARLRALGIGAAVPLAWGTADSVWPGESFFLTRDLAPAIPFTDFMETRFPVLAPADQCRVRRQLSRGLGRFLAHLHNSGVTHPDPHPGNVLIEWEEPNPPTPFLKREGGGRQASFVLSPSPRPGPREAPLTGPGREPGGVGEGSFVFSLLDVHAVRFGPPLSWAESRANLILYNRWFQLRASAADRLRFWREYVRTRTALPVTLADRGNEEATELERATLGSNRRFWLARTARYAGTHRTVRKLRADRVRGLAVRDVSPDFLNALLADPDAAFARPGTKLLKQCVSSTVAELPMPTPDGPRTIILKRVNVRSALDPVKNLFRSSAARRSWLLGHGLCERWLPTPRPLAMFHRTRAGILPADGYLLTEKVPDAIGLPEAVQACTHTPTLRTWSERLARVVRAMHDRGVSHRDLKAPNVMLRGAGVDPATATPVLIDLVGVRAGADAVPFSRRAKELARLNASFLEMRHVTRSERLRFLRAYLAAGAREPDWKRWWKAVSEATAAKVAKNRRAGRAIG; encoded by the coding sequence ATGTGGAGTGACGTGCTACGCAAGCTCGGTTCGCTGGTGGCGCCGCCGCTCGGTGCGGCCGTGCGCGCCGCGGGCCGCGTGTGGCACCTCTCGCCCGAAGGCGAAGCCCTCTTCGGCCCCGCCGGACCGGCGTTCGACCGGTGGCTCGCGGACGGCTCGGCAGAGGTGGTGAAGAGCGGCCCGCACCGCACCGTGTACCGGGTCACGCTCGAGGGCGGCACGGTCTACGCGAAGCACTGCCGCATCAACGGCCCGCGGGCGTGGGCGCGCGAGGTGCTGCGCCCGCCGAAAGCGCGCCTGGAGTTCGAGAACGCGGCCCGCCTGCGCGCGCTCGGGATCGGCGCGGCGGTCCCGCTCGCGTGGGGCACCGCGGACAGCGTCTGGCCCGGCGAGAGCTTCTTCCTCACACGCGACCTCGCTCCGGCGATTCCCTTCACCGATTTCATGGAAACGCGGTTCCCGGTGCTCGCACCGGCCGACCAGTGCCGGGTGCGCCGACAACTGTCCCGCGGACTCGGCCGCTTCCTGGCGCACCTGCACAACAGCGGCGTAACGCACCCCGATCCGCACCCCGGCAACGTGCTGATCGAGTGGGAAGAACCTAACCCCCCAACCCCCTTCCTTAAGAGGGAAGGGGGGGGCCGACAGGCGTCTTTTGTCTTAAGCCCCTCTCCCCGCCCCGGCCCGCGAGAAGCTCCGCTGACAGGGCCGGGGCGTGAACCGGGAGGGGTTGGGGAGGGGTCTTTTGTCTTCAGCCTCCTCGACGTCCACGCGGTGCGATTCGGCCCTCCCCTCTCGTGGGCCGAGAGCCGGGCGAACCTGATCCTTTACAACCGCTGGTTCCAGCTCCGGGCGAGTGCCGCGGACCGCCTCCGGTTCTGGCGCGAATACGTCCGCACGCGGACGGCGCTGCCGGTCACTCTGGCGGATCGCGGAAACGAAGAGGCGACGGAACTCGAACGGGCCACGCTCGGTTCCAACCGCCGGTTCTGGCTCGCCCGCACGGCGCGCTACGCCGGCACACACCGGACCGTCCGCAAGCTGCGCGCGGACCGGGTGCGCGGGTTGGCGGTGCGGGATGTGTCGCCCGATTTCCTCAACGCCCTCCTCGCCGATCCGGACGCGGCGTTTGCCCGCCCCGGCACGAAGCTGCTCAAACAGTGCGTGAGTTCCACGGTCGCCGAGTTGCCAATGCCGACCCCCGACGGTCCCCGGACCATCATCCTGAAACGGGTGAACGTGCGGTCCGCGCTCGACCCGGTGAAGAACCTGTTCCGCTCGTCGGCCGCGCGGCGGTCGTGGCTCCTGGGTCACGGCCTCTGCGAGCGGTGGCTCCCGACGCCGCGGCCGCTCGCGATGTTCCACCGCACCCGCGCCGGAATTCTTCCCGCGGACGGGTATTTGCTCACCGAAAAGGTGCCCGACGCCATCGGCCTGCCCGAAGCGGTTCAAGCGTGTACCCACACGCCCACCCTGCGTACCTGGTCGGAACGGCTGGCGCGCGTGGTGCGAGCGATGCACGACCGCGGCGTTTCGCACCGCGACCTGAAAGCGCCGAACGTGATGCTCCGGGGCGCGGGGGTCGATCCCGCGACCGCGACGCCGGTGCTGATCGATCTGGTCGGGGTGCGGGCCGGTGCGGACGCGGTGCCGTTTTCACGGCGGGCGAAGGAGCTCGCACGGCTGAACGCCAGCTTTCTGGAAATGCGGCACGTCACGCGCAGCGAGCGGCTCCGCTTCTTGCGGGCGTATCTGGCGGCCGGGGCAAGAGAGCCGGACTGGAAAAGGTGGTGGAAGGCGGTATCTGAGGCGACCGCGGCAAAGGTGGCGAAGAACCGCCGCGCCGGGCGCGCGATCGGATGA
- the rfaD gene encoding ADP-glyceromanno-heptose 6-epimerase, translating into MIAVTGAAGFIGSNLAHTLAAEGYPLLLVDHDITAAKAANLVGLSRFTFSRHDHFLDDLKAGKVRPNSVFHLGACSATTETDWGYLLRNNVEYTRSLWDWCAANGKPLLYASSAATYGDGSRGFDDRTPPADLTPLNLYGKSKNDFDAWALAEVAAGRPQPPKWAGLKFFNVYGPREPHKGRMASVVYQTWRQVKATGGMKLFRSTEPRYPDGGQVRDFVFVGDCVNHLLWLWRNPVASGLYNSGTGAPRTFFDLATAVFAALGLPPRISFTDMPADLARQYQNFTRAEVSKLRAAGCGISATVLEDGVTDTVRWLEDRAAPRAAA; encoded by the coding sequence ATGATCGCGGTCACCGGCGCGGCCGGGTTCATCGGCTCGAACCTCGCGCACACGCTCGCGGCGGAAGGGTACCCGCTGCTGCTCGTCGATCACGACATCACGGCCGCCAAGGCCGCGAACCTCGTGGGGCTGTCGCGGTTCACGTTCAGCCGCCACGACCACTTCCTCGACGACCTGAAGGCCGGTAAGGTGCGGCCGAACTCGGTCTTCCACCTCGGCGCGTGCAGCGCCACCACCGAAACGGACTGGGGCTACCTGCTCCGCAACAACGTCGAGTACACCCGGTCCCTGTGGGACTGGTGCGCGGCCAACGGCAAGCCGCTCCTGTACGCGTCGAGTGCCGCGACGTACGGGGACGGGTCGCGCGGCTTCGACGACCGCACCCCGCCCGCCGATCTCACGCCGCTGAACCTGTACGGCAAGAGCAAGAACGATTTCGACGCCTGGGCGCTTGCGGAAGTCGCCGCGGGCCGGCCGCAGCCGCCGAAGTGGGCCGGGCTCAAGTTCTTCAACGTGTACGGCCCGCGCGAGCCGCACAAGGGGCGCATGGCGAGCGTCGTGTACCAGACGTGGCGGCAGGTGAAGGCGACCGGCGGCATGAAACTGTTCCGCTCCACCGAGCCGCGGTACCCGGACGGCGGACAGGTGCGCGACTTCGTGTTCGTCGGCGACTGCGTCAACCACCTCCTGTGGCTGTGGCGGAACCCGGTGGCGAGCGGGCTGTACAACTCCGGCACCGGCGCCCCGCGCACGTTCTTCGATCTGGCAACGGCCGTGTTCGCCGCGCTCGGCCTGCCGCCCCGCATTTCCTTCACCGACATGCCGGCCGATCTGGCACGGCAGTACCAGAACTTCACCCGCGCGGAAGTGTCGAAGTTGCGGGCCGCCGGGTGCGGAATTTCCGCTACCGTGCTGGAAGACGGGGTGACCGACACGGTACGGTGGCTGGAGGACCGGGCCGCGCCGCGGGCCGCGGCGTAA
- a CDS encoding phosphopantothenoylcysteine decarboxylase domain-containing protein: MNFFVTAGNTQSMIDRVRCVTNIFSGRTGASVARTAWGRGHTVTLATSHPDVLTEFGINPRDPGERFTVVPYQTFDDLAAIMQSQFRTGAFDVVCHSAAVSDYLPAGTYTPDAGTFFNARTNRWEAHSGPATMTEQKGGKIKSSEPELWLRLVRAPKLVDRVRQPWGFTGILVKFKLEVGLGEQELVEVAEASRRQSDADLMVANTLDGAPHWAYVGPVADRYERVPRRELPDRLVLALEDRYQERARNG; the protein is encoded by the coding sequence ATGAACTTCTTCGTCACCGCCGGCAACACGCAGTCCATGATCGACCGGGTGCGGTGCGTCACCAACATCTTCTCGGGCCGCACCGGCGCCTCCGTGGCGCGCACGGCCTGGGGCCGCGGGCACACGGTCACGCTCGCCACCTCGCACCCGGACGTGCTGACCGAGTTCGGCATCAACCCGCGCGACCCCGGCGAGCGGTTCACGGTGGTCCCGTACCAGACGTTCGACGACCTGGCCGCGATCATGCAGAGCCAGTTCCGCACCGGCGCGTTCGACGTGGTGTGCCACTCCGCGGCCGTCAGCGACTACCTCCCGGCCGGCACCTACACGCCCGACGCGGGCACGTTCTTCAACGCCCGCACGAACCGGTGGGAAGCGCACTCCGGCCCGGCGACGATGACCGAGCAGAAGGGCGGGAAGATCAAGAGCAGCGAGCCCGAACTCTGGCTGCGGCTGGTCCGCGCCCCGAAACTGGTGGACCGCGTGCGGCAGCCCTGGGGCTTCACCGGCATCCTGGTGAAGTTCAAGCTCGAAGTGGGACTGGGCGAGCAGGAGCTGGTGGAAGTGGCCGAAGCGTCCCGGCGCCAGTCGGACGCGGACCTCATGGTGGCGAACACGCTCGACGGCGCCCCGCACTGGGCCTACGTCGGGCCGGTCGCCGACCGGTACGAGCGGGTGCCGCGGCGCGAGCTGCCGGACCGCCTCGTGCTGGCCCTCGAAGACCGGTACCAGGAGCGGGCGCGCAATGGCTAA
- a CDS encoding flavoprotein yields MANVLIGATGSVAAVRVPALFDALTAAGHTVKIVATDAATYFFDTAPFRGLGSRPSPLAGEGGGASPPGEGGAGLR; encoded by the coding sequence ATGGCTAACGTGCTAATCGGAGCGACCGGCAGCGTGGCCGCGGTGCGCGTGCCGGCCCTGTTCGACGCGCTGACCGCCGCCGGGCACACGGTCAAGATCGTCGCCACCGACGCGGCGACCTACTTCTTCGACACGGCTCCGTTCCGGGGGTTAGGTTCTCGGCCCTCCCCCCTTGCGGGAGAGGGTGGCGGCGCTTCGCCGCCGGGTGAGGGGGGCGCGGGCCTCCGGTGA
- a CDS encoding flavoprotein, with amino-acid sequence MILDEDEWPGRAAGGRYERGAAVRHIELRKWADVFVVAPLDANTLTKLAVGLCDNCLTCVWRAWDTTRPVVLAPAMNTLMWQHPFTRRHLRALAADAGAGHIPAHLGDDALLAQINDRSPTLRIVGPVTKTLACGDTGVGAMSEVPDIVAAVQTMLARAQAA; translated from the coding sequence TTGATCCTCGACGAAGACGAGTGGCCGGGCCGAGCCGCGGGCGGGCGGTACGAGCGCGGCGCCGCCGTGCGGCACATCGAACTCCGCAAGTGGGCCGATGTGTTCGTGGTCGCCCCGCTGGACGCGAACACGCTGACGAAACTGGCCGTCGGGCTGTGCGACAACTGCCTGACGTGCGTGTGGCGGGCGTGGGACACGACGCGGCCGGTGGTCCTCGCGCCGGCGATGAACACGCTGATGTGGCAGCACCCGTTCACGCGCCGGCACCTGCGGGCGCTCGCGGCGGACGCCGGCGCGGGCCACATCCCCGCGCACCTGGGGGACGACGCGCTCCTCGCCCAGATCAACGACCGCAGCCCGACCCTGCGGATCGTCGGACCGGTTACCAAGACGCTCGCGTGCGGAGACACCGGTGTCGGTGCTATGTCGGAAGTGCCCGACATCGTCGCTGCGGTGCAAACGATGCTCGCACGGGCACAGGCTGCATAG
- a CDS encoding DUF11 domain-containing protein yields the protein MSVWMHVRAAAVGGAAVAAAWAVVALAAPAQQPIPTPMPSLKFKIAPYFPNVPGAGEVKTASATQEGEKLPPIDTTIQDENVEPAQFKQPAGRQPAGTPPRAPASGPRQDVTDPPYPIVTIRVRVPADMVPGDDIKYVITVQNVSTADAHSVTVRNPLAAEVESVQKADPEPDKMLSVPAKQVVWALGTLKGGASKTLTLVLRHKANVTELKNLAYVKYEYGEAVTTKIAKPTIKVSKTAPKQTVQDEAFTVRVQIENTGKVAADHVRVVENLPASAQVEAVTAGGRKTPEKDGQQWEWGITKLQPGERKVIEYRVTAREAKAVLATTSIGGDRLVADRPAEVRTEVLVPGLELKLTGPPTSGPVKAGESAKYEITVRNTGTLPSTNVKVTGTLPADCKPTMKTDGGQVFRDSIVWKVPRLEPGEAQSFRFAIKANTPGRRVVVASASDARGIKAEQTVPTLFEGVAALVWETDFDTHTVQVSRKGMFTVKVKNHGGEAARNVRLQLDVPDEVTVVQMTPKTPINGSTLVFTTESIPAYGEETYTITFEGKKADQAWFKIRMTADCLGDRPMQTEKMVEVIGKPR from the coding sequence ATGTCCGTGTGGATGCACGTTCGGGCGGCGGCGGTGGGCGGTGCGGCGGTCGCCGCGGCGTGGGCCGTCGTCGCGCTGGCCGCACCCGCTCAGCAGCCGATTCCGACGCCGATGCCCTCGCTCAAGTTCAAAATTGCGCCGTACTTCCCCAACGTTCCGGGCGCGGGCGAGGTCAAGACCGCGAGCGCGACCCAGGAAGGCGAGAAGCTCCCGCCGATCGATACGACGATTCAGGACGAGAACGTCGAGCCGGCGCAATTCAAGCAGCCCGCGGGCCGACAACCGGCGGGCACGCCGCCGCGCGCGCCGGCGAGTGGCCCGCGCCAGGACGTGACCGACCCGCCCTACCCCATCGTCACGATCCGCGTGCGTGTGCCCGCCGACATGGTTCCCGGCGACGACATCAAGTACGTGATCACCGTGCAGAACGTCTCCACGGCCGACGCGCACAGCGTCACCGTGCGCAACCCGCTCGCGGCCGAGGTGGAATCGGTACAGAAGGCCGACCCCGAACCGGACAAGATGCTGTCCGTGCCCGCCAAGCAGGTCGTGTGGGCGCTCGGCACGCTCAAAGGAGGCGCGAGCAAAACACTCACGCTGGTCCTGCGCCACAAGGCGAACGTGACCGAACTGAAAAACCTCGCTTACGTGAAGTACGAGTACGGCGAGGCCGTCACGACGAAGATCGCCAAGCCCACGATCAAGGTGTCGAAGACCGCGCCCAAGCAGACGGTGCAGGACGAGGCGTTCACCGTCCGCGTGCAGATCGAGAACACCGGAAAGGTGGCGGCCGATCACGTGCGGGTGGTCGAGAACCTGCCCGCGTCCGCGCAGGTCGAGGCGGTGACGGCCGGGGGCCGGAAGACCCCGGAGAAGGACGGGCAGCAGTGGGAGTGGGGCATCACGAAGCTGCAACCGGGTGAACGCAAGGTGATCGAGTACCGCGTCACCGCGCGCGAGGCGAAGGCCGTCCTCGCGACGACGAGCATCGGCGGGGACCGACTCGTCGCGGACCGCCCCGCGGAGGTCCGCACGGAGGTTCTGGTTCCGGGACTGGAGCTGAAACTCACCGGCCCGCCGACGTCCGGACCCGTCAAAGCGGGCGAATCGGCGAAGTACGAAATCACAGTACGGAATACCGGCACGCTGCCGAGCACGAACGTAAAGGTGACCGGCACCCTCCCGGCCGACTGCAAGCCGACGATGAAGACCGACGGCGGCCAGGTCTTCCGCGACTCGATCGTGTGGAAGGTGCCACGCCTGGAACCCGGCGAGGCGCAATCGTTCCGGTTCGCGATCAAGGCGAACACACCCGGCCGACGCGTGGTGGTCGCGAGCGCCAGCGACGCCCGCGGGATCAAGGCCGAGCAAACCGTGCCGACCCTCTTCGAGGGCGTCGCGGCACTCGTATGGGAAACGGACTTCGACACGCACACGGTGCAGGTGAGTCGCAAGGGCATGTTCACGGTGAAGGTGAAGAACCACGGCGGCGAAGCGGCCCGCAACGTCCGCCTCCAACTCGACGTGCCGGACGAGGTGACCGTTGTCCAGATGACGCCGAAGACACCGATCAACGGGAGCACCCTCGTCTTCACAACGGAATCGATCCCCGCTTACGGTGAGGAGACGTACACGATCACGTTCGAGGGCAAGAAGGCGGATCAGGCGTGGTTCAAGATTCGCATGACCGCGGACTGCCTGGGAGACCGCCCGATGCAAACGGAGAAGATGGTGGAAGTGATCGGCAAGCCGAGGTAG
- a CDS encoding DUF4870 domain-containing protein: MSLTDELNKLKQLHDDGTITNEQYERARAKLLDPEVAHEIGEERPRCRRREEDEDDEEREARPRRRRREEDDEDEEYGLRRSARRKKVNEWAMLLHLSMFAGHVIPFGGIIAPIVLWQMKKDEWPEIDEHGKNAVNWIISFIIYLVISGILCLILVGFVLLLVLVVLGVVFPIIAAVKANDGKVWRYPLTIQFLS; encoded by the coding sequence ATGAGCCTGACCGACGAGCTGAACAAGCTGAAGCAGTTGCACGACGACGGGACCATCACCAACGAGCAGTACGAGCGCGCGCGGGCCAAATTGCTCGATCCCGAGGTCGCTCACGAAATTGGGGAGGAGCGCCCGCGCTGCCGGCGCCGCGAGGAGGACGAGGACGACGAGGAGCGAGAAGCCCGCCCGCGCCGCCGGCGCCGCGAGGAGGACGACGAGGACGAGGAGTACGGACTGCGCCGCAGCGCCCGGCGCAAGAAGGTCAACGAGTGGGCCATGCTCCTGCACCTGTCGATGTTCGCCGGTCACGTGATCCCGTTCGGCGGGATCATCGCCCCCATCGTCCTCTGGCAGATGAAAAAGGACGAGTGGCCGGAGATCGATGAACACGGCAAGAACGCCGTGAACTGGATCATCTCGTTCATCATCTACCTGGTGATCAGCGGGATATTGTGCTTGATCCTCGTCGGCTTCGTGCTGCTCCTGGTTCTCGTCGTCCTGGGCGTCGTGTTCCCGATTATCGCGGCGGTGAAGGCGAACGACGGCAAGGTGTGGCGGTATCCGTTAACGATCCAGTTCCTCAGCTAA
- a CDS encoding DUF6800 family protein — protein MVERRIELDRRYARKKKMRKLKAQLETATGEQREKLLYKVKRLSPFWTPPAKPEAK, from the coding sequence ATGGTCGAGCGGCGCATTGAACTGGACCGGCGCTACGCGCGGAAGAAGAAGATGAGGAAGTTGAAGGCCCAACTGGAAACCGCAACCGGCGAGCAGCGCGAGAAGCTGCTCTACAAGGTCAAGCGCCTCAGCCCCTTCTGGACCCCGCCGGCCAAGCCGGAAGCGAAGTAA
- the aroA gene encoding 3-phosphoshikimate 1-carboxyvinyltransferase: MSEFTYPAELALQPLALPPSVSVTVPGSKSITNRALVLAALSNNTVKGALRSEDTEVMIDSLRRLGFLVTEDWAANTVTVGRPGWERLIPADTADLWVGNSGTTLRFLTALVSIDRGTYRLDGVARMRERPVEDLLAALRQVGVDARSEQGTGCPPVIVVSGAGWKGNVLTVRGDVSSQFLSGLILAAVCSQRDYSVVTIRIDGPLVSVPYVDMTLAMMTQWGIEAGWEGDNTIVVDPHWQGHPSGYTIEPDASAASYFWAAAAVTGGRVTVSGLNRTSLQGDVRFVEVLGQMGCRVEECDAGITVHGGPLRGVDVDMNNISDTVMTLGAVACFAEGPTTIRNVAHIRHKETDRIAALAKELRKLGAEVAERDDGLTITPRALKGCAVDTYNDHRMAMSLALVGLKVPEVVIRNPGCVAKTYPGFWQDWEKLRG; the protein is encoded by the coding sequence ATGTCCGAATTCACCTACCCCGCCGAACTAGCGCTCCAACCACTGGCGCTGCCGCCCAGCGTGAGCGTGACCGTGCCCGGCAGCAAGAGCATCACCAACCGCGCGTTGGTGCTCGCCGCGCTCAGCAACAACACGGTCAAGGGGGCGCTGCGGAGTGAGGACACGGAGGTGATGATCGACTCGCTGCGCCGGCTCGGGTTTCTCGTCACAGAGGATTGGGCGGCCAACACGGTGACCGTTGGCAGACCCGGCTGGGAGCGGCTCATCCCGGCGGACACCGCCGACCTCTGGGTGGGGAACTCCGGTACGACGCTGCGGTTCCTGACCGCGCTGGTGAGTATCGATCGCGGCACGTACCGGCTGGACGGCGTGGCCCGAATGAGGGAACGGCCCGTCGAAGATTTGCTCGCCGCGCTCCGTCAAGTCGGAGTCGATGCCCGGAGCGAGCAGGGGACGGGGTGCCCACCGGTCATCGTTGTTTCCGGCGCGGGGTGGAAGGGGAACGTACTGACGGTGCGCGGGGACGTGAGCAGTCAGTTTCTCAGCGGGTTGATCCTGGCGGCGGTTTGCAGCCAGCGAGATTATTCGGTAGTGACGATCCGTATCGACGGCCCACTGGTTTCGGTCCCCTACGTCGATATGACGCTGGCGATGATGACCCAGTGGGGGATTGAAGCCGGCTGGGAGGGCGACAACACCATCGTCGTCGATCCGCACTGGCAGGGCCACCCGAGCGGCTACACCATCGAGCCCGATGCGTCCGCCGCGTCGTACTTCTGGGCCGCAGCGGCGGTCACCGGCGGGCGCGTCACCGTGAGCGGGCTGAACCGCACGTCGCTTCAGGGCGATGTGCGGTTCGTCGAGGTGCTCGGGCAGATGGGCTGCCGCGTCGAGGAGTGCGACGCGGGCATCACAGTTCACGGCGGCCCGCTCCGCGGCGTCGATGTCGATATGAACAACATCAGCGACACCGTGATGACGCTCGGCGCGGTCGCGTGCTTCGCCGAGGGGCCGACCACGATCCGCAACGTCGCGCACATCCGCCACAAGGAGACCGACCGCATCGCGGCACTGGCAAAGGAGTTGCGCAAGCTCGGGGCCGAGGTCGCGGAACGCGACGACGGCCTGACGATCACCCCGCGTGCGCTGAAGGGGTGCGCGGTGGACACGTACAACGACCACCGCATGGCCATGAGTCTGGCGCTCGTCGGGCTGAAGGTGCCGGAAGTGGTGATCCGCAATCCGGGGTGCGTCGCGAAGACGTATCCGGGGTTCTGGCAGGACTGGGAGAAGCTAAGGGGCTGA